In one Nicotiana tomentosiformis chromosome 6, ASM39032v3, whole genome shotgun sequence genomic region, the following are encoded:
- the LOC104091697 gene encoding nudix hydrolase 19, chloroplastic: protein MIFRLSFSNSSQLVSLSQNPRLLHSHPLLSMNLFKTHAFAGNPIKLRTPKPSDPFSPASALHTLKTLLLKDHTDNPSLTSPNFKILPFRKGRPLAGSLKNSPEPNWHLAWLSFNDCKAFLENSSEVKLSEDSLVYLGSDSEGDGDGVYVVYWAIDVTEAGSRLVNELGARQFCFVELRTLMVASDWEDASAMAQLAIAGHARSLLEWHTVSRFCGFCGGKNNLIDAGRRKQCSNELCKKKIYPRVDPVVIMLVIDKENDCVLLSRQSRFVPRMWSCLAGFIEPGESLEEAVRRETWEETGIEVGQVVYHSSQPWPVGPSTMPCQLMVGFFAYAKSLDINVDKVELEDAKWHSREDVKKALTFAEYKKAQRTAAGKVDQMCKGVERGQSLSSDFNVESGELAPMFIPGPFAIAHHLISSWVNGAEAQVKQLASSFSNL, encoded by the exons ATGATCTTTCGTCTTTCCTTCTCAAATTCTTCCCAACTTGTCTCCCTCTCCCAAAACCCAAGATTACTACACAGTCACCCACTCTTGTCCATGAATTTGTTCAAGACTCATGCCTTTGCAGGCAACCCCATAAAGCTAAGAACCCCTAAACCAAGTGATCCATTTTCACCAGCCTCTGCTCTTCACACCCTTAAAACCCTTCTTTTAAAAGATCATACGGATAACCCTTCACTCACTTCCCCTAATTTCAAGATCTTGCCTTTCAGAAAGGGAAGGCCTTTAGCCGGCTCACTCAAGAATTCGCCTGAGCCTAATTGGCACTTGGCTTGGTTGAGTTTTAACGATTGTAAGGCATTCTTGGAGAATTCTTCTGAGGTAAAATTGAGTGAAGATTCTTTGGTTTACTTGGGTTCTGATTCTGAGGGTGATGGTGATGGCGTTTATGTTGTGTACTGGGCTATTGATGTCACAGAGGCTGGTAGTCGATTGGTAAATGAATTAGGTGCTAGGCAATTTTGCTTTGTTGAGCTCAGGACTCTCATGGTTGCCTCTGATTGGGAAGATGCTTCAGCCATGGCTCAACTTGCTATTGCTGGTCAT GCCAGATCATTACTAGAATGGCATACGGTATCACGTTTTTGTGGATTTTGTGGAGGTAAGAACAATTTAATTGATGCTGGGAGGCGGAAACAATGCTCTAATGAGTTGTGCAAGAAGAAAATATATCCTCGAGTTGATCCC GTTGTCATTATGTTAGTTATTGACAAAGAGAATGACTGTGTGCTATTAAGTAGGCAGTCGAGATTTGTACCTCGCATGTGGAGTTGTCTAGCTGGTTTCATTGAG CCAGGAGAAAGTTTGGAAGAGGCTGTGAGAAGAGAAACTTGGGAGGAGACTGGTATTGAAGTTGGACAAGTTGTGTACCATAGTTCTCAGCCTTGGCCTG TTGGACCTAGCACCATGCCGTGCCAGCTTATGGTGGGATTCTTTGCGTATGCAAAATCGCTGGATATTAATGTGGATAAGGTGGAATTAGAAG ATGCTAAATGGCACAGCAGAGAAGATGTGAAAAAGGCGCTCACATTTGCGGAATACAAGAAGGCACAAAGGACAGCCGCAGGTAAAGTGGACCAAATGTGCAAGGGTGTAGAAAGAGGACAGAGCTTGTCATCCGATTTCAATGTGGAAAGTGGGGAACTTGCTCCTATGTTTATACCTGGGCCCTTTGCAATTGCTCATCATCTCATTTCCTCTTGGGTGAATGGGGCTGAAGCACAAGTTAAACAACTTGCAAGTTCTTTCTCAAATTTATAG